Proteins encoded by one window of Gordonia jinghuaiqii:
- a CDS encoding acyl-CoA dehydrogenase family protein produces the protein MKRDWPAESLNYRDTVAAALRRRGGFDLARQAESEPDIRHSTVRPLLDGLGLPALDPWGGDEESAAVALAVCEAGRVVLPWPVVEQLAVPQAAREQIAAIHVTDGVRNRLSHADLFDSVVMCPGGEESWATTIGRLNPAPLDPFAVEVSVAQPRHLDRLPDAVAMHTVLTAFWVHGALSTALQQATLHARDRHQFGSPIGRFGEIRWRLADMVVALDGLAELARHTWWVVRKGRSSTVDLLALRVHMLEASEGILSHAHQVLGAMGLCEEHNLTVVDRHLQPVLRRPGGLLRTTAKLADAVATEGFDAPFPVLPWRSAESAPAAAV, from the coding sequence ATGAAACGTGACTGGCCGGCCGAGTCGCTGAACTATCGCGACACCGTCGCCGCAGCACTGCGCCGGCGTGGCGGATTCGATCTGGCACGCCAAGCCGAAAGCGAACCCGACATCCGCCACTCCACAGTCCGGCCACTTCTCGACGGTCTCGGCCTTCCCGCATTGGACCCATGGGGCGGCGACGAAGAGTCCGCGGCCGTCGCTCTGGCAGTATGCGAAGCCGGTCGCGTCGTCTTACCGTGGCCTGTCGTCGAACAACTCGCGGTACCTCAGGCCGCGCGCGAGCAGATCGCGGCCATCCATGTCACCGACGGTGTACGCAATCGCCTGTCCCATGCCGATCTGTTCGACAGCGTCGTCATGTGCCCAGGCGGGGAAGAGTCCTGGGCCACGACCATCGGTCGACTCAACCCGGCACCGTTGGATCCATTCGCAGTCGAGGTCTCCGTCGCTCAGCCCCGCCACCTCGACAGACTCCCCGACGCGGTGGCGATGCACACGGTCCTCACCGCCTTCTGGGTACACGGAGCATTGAGCACCGCGCTGCAGCAAGCAACTCTCCACGCTCGCGATCGCCATCAGTTCGGTTCACCTATCGGACGATTCGGCGAGATCCGGTGGCGCCTGGCGGACATGGTCGTTGCCCTGGACGGCCTGGCCGAACTGGCCCGCCACACCTGGTGGGTCGTACGAAAAGGCCGTAGCAGCACTGTCGACCTACTGGCGCTGCGCGTGCACATGCTCGAGGCCTCGGAAGGCATCTTGTCGCACGCACATCAGGTCCTGGGTGCGATGGGATTGTGCGAAGAGCACAATCTGACTGTTGTCGATCGACATCTTCAACCTGTGCTCCGTCGCCCTGGAGGACTTCTGCGAACCACCGCGAAACTGGCCGACGCCGTCGCCACAGAAGGCTTCGATGCGCCATTTCCTGTGTTGCCCTGGAGATCTGCCGAGTCGGCACCGGCCGCCGCGGTCTAA
- a CDS encoding acyl-CoA dehydrogenase family protein: MTATDDLVDLDPGPAAHALRRRLRQLLAEMLPADWRTSFSNDAEVQAVVGRICRRLGDERLLTINWPAEFGGAGADVWQQTVLREEMWAHFEPRGAQYMGLSWVGPTLMQIGTPAQLEKHLPGIAEGRIVWCQGFSEPEAGTDLGSLKLSASRTDRGWLLTGQKIWTSYAGLADWCFLAARTSHTDNKHTGITIFLVPMSSPGITVRPIPSIMGEQHLNEVFFDGVEVAEEAILGELDQGWRVIKLVLTHERIGIPRYARDERILAALAGHESLQEPTVASDYARTLVHTRVARLLNHRAIALNDAGMLSDREASVARVASIHLDQEVAGLALDMVGSDGLVPRPGAGLLGQVEDIFRYARSATIASGTAEVQRMLIARSAIREVKDET; this comes from the coding sequence ATGACCGCCACCGACGATCTCGTCGATCTGGATCCCGGGCCGGCCGCCCACGCGCTGCGTCGACGTCTTCGCCAGTTGCTGGCGGAGATGTTGCCGGCCGATTGGAGGACCTCATTCTCCAACGACGCCGAGGTACAAGCGGTTGTCGGTCGAATCTGTCGCCGCCTGGGGGACGAGCGACTGCTCACCATCAACTGGCCCGCCGAGTTCGGCGGTGCCGGTGCGGACGTCTGGCAGCAGACGGTGCTGCGCGAAGAGATGTGGGCCCACTTCGAACCCCGGGGGGCCCAGTACATGGGTCTGAGTTGGGTGGGACCGACCCTCATGCAGATCGGCACTCCTGCACAGCTGGAGAAACACCTTCCCGGCATCGCCGAAGGCCGCATTGTGTGGTGCCAGGGCTTCTCTGAGCCCGAGGCCGGTACCGATCTCGGCTCTCTGAAGCTGAGCGCATCCCGGACCGATCGGGGCTGGCTACTGACCGGCCAGAAGATCTGGACTTCGTATGCGGGACTGGCCGATTGGTGTTTCTTGGCGGCCCGGACCAGTCATACCGACAACAAACACACCGGAATCACCATTTTTCTGGTGCCGATGTCCTCACCGGGAATCACTGTTCGTCCCATTCCGTCGATCATGGGGGAACAGCACCTCAACGAGGTGTTCTTCGATGGCGTCGAGGTTGCCGAGGAGGCGATACTGGGCGAGCTCGACCAGGGGTGGCGGGTCATCAAACTGGTGCTGACCCACGAGCGCATCGGAATCCCCCGCTATGCCCGTGACGAACGAATCCTCGCCGCATTGGCCGGTCACGAGTCACTTCAGGAACCGACGGTGGCCTCGGACTACGCACGGACCCTCGTTCACACCCGGGTGGCTCGACTGCTCAACCACCGGGCGATCGCGCTCAACGATGCCGGCATGCTGAGCGATCGGGAAGCATCTGTCGCACGAGTGGCATCCATCCACCTCGACCAAGAGGTCGCCGGGCTGGCCCTGGACATGGTCGGTTCCGATGGCTTGGTTCCCCGGCCCGGGGCCGGTCTGCTCGGACAGGTCGAAGACATATTCCGATACGCCCGATCGGCCACCATCGCCTCTGGAACGGCAGAGGTTCAACGAATGCTCATCGCGCGCAGCGCAATCAGAGAGGTCAAAGATGAAACGTGA
- a CDS encoding glycoside hydrolase family 3 N-terminal domain-containing protein, protein MSSGAVVVLCATLAACTSSTPDSPPPAPSSSASSSASSVSVPSSDAPVANGCGAAELAKLSLRQKLAQLVVVGVTGAGDAQQIVENEEIGGIFIGSWTDKSILTGGAASRISKNSPIPLMVTVDQEGGRVSRLSALGIDHESPRQLAQTKTPEQVKGIATEVGRKLKRLGVTVDFAPVADVSDESDNEVIGDRSFSNDPAVVIEYASAYAAGLAAAGITPVYKHFPGHGHGTGDSHLGVVSVPSLAQLQTSDLVPFRTLLADPGTAGVMVGHLIVPGLTNGLPASISRPAIQMLRTGVGYDGPRYNGVIFSDDLSGMAAISAQYPIEQAVEKFILAGGDVALWLSTDRVSSALDNLETAVARGRLAPSRLDAKVLRILRSKGVVTC, encoded by the coding sequence ATGTCCTCGGGAGCAGTCGTCGTGTTGTGCGCGACCCTGGCCGCGTGCACGTCGTCGACACCTGATTCGCCACCGCCGGCTCCCTCATCTTCGGCATCGTCGTCGGCGTCATCGGTGTCGGTGCCGTCGTCGGATGCTCCGGTCGCAAATGGTTGCGGCGCAGCCGAACTCGCGAAACTGTCGCTGCGGCAGAAGCTGGCTCAGCTCGTCGTCGTCGGGGTGACCGGGGCCGGCGACGCGCAGCAGATCGTCGAGAACGAGGAGATCGGCGGCATCTTCATCGGGAGCTGGACCGACAAGTCGATCCTGACCGGCGGAGCGGCGTCGCGGATCTCGAAGAACTCCCCGATCCCGCTGATGGTGACCGTCGATCAGGAGGGCGGCCGGGTGTCGCGGCTGTCGGCGCTCGGCATCGACCACGAGTCGCCACGGCAGCTCGCCCAGACCAAGACGCCCGAGCAGGTGAAGGGGATCGCCACCGAGGTGGGGCGCAAGCTCAAGCGTCTCGGCGTCACCGTCGACTTCGCGCCCGTCGCCGACGTCAGCGACGAGTCCGACAACGAGGTCATCGGGGACCGTTCGTTCAGCAACGACCCGGCGGTGGTCATCGAGTACGCGTCCGCTTACGCCGCAGGCCTGGCCGCTGCCGGGATCACACCGGTGTACAAGCACTTCCCGGGACACGGACACGGCACGGGCGACTCACACCTCGGCGTGGTGTCGGTGCCCTCGCTGGCGCAGTTGCAGACCAGCGACCTGGTGCCGTTCCGCACCCTGCTCGCCGATCCGGGTACCGCGGGCGTGATGGTCGGTCACCTGATCGTGCCCGGGCTGACCAACGGCCTGCCGGCCAGTATCAGCAGGCCTGCCATCCAGATGCTGCGTACGGGTGTGGGCTACGACGGCCCGCGCTACAACGGGGTCATCTTCTCCGACGACCTGTCGGGGATGGCGGCGATCAGCGCGCAGTACCCGATCGAGCAGGCCGTCGAGAAGTTCATCCTGGCCGGGGGCGACGTGGCCCTGTGGTTGTCCACCGACCGCGTCTCCTCGGCACTCGACAACCTCGAAACCGCGGTAGCCCGCGGGCGGCTCGCGCCGTCCCGTCTCGACGCCAAGGTGCTGCGCATCCTGCGCTCCAAGGGTGTTGTGACCTGCTGA
- a CDS encoding universal stress protein, producing MDVGSISAGSATAPSGRGGNSAGQTLMIAYDGSPNADRAIRYAGQFLRAKTAIVVTAWQPGGMTPARLSTLAGGMQPFIDTQLDAGIDRALEDEAASINKQGVDLAAGCGLSARGSLVEVESTVWGALVAAAEALDVDLLVTGTRGASGLRALLRSSVAERVLKHCHRPVFIVPAKCEQTPPVTL from the coding sequence ATGGACGTGGGGTCCATCTCTGCCGGGTCCGCTACCGCTCCCAGCGGTCGCGGCGGCAACAGTGCCGGTCAGACGCTGATGATCGCCTACGACGGCTCTCCGAACGCAGACCGCGCCATCCGGTACGCAGGGCAGTTCCTCCGCGCGAAGACCGCGATCGTGGTGACCGCCTGGCAGCCCGGCGGCATGACCCCCGCGCGCCTGTCCACTCTCGCCGGCGGGATGCAGCCGTTCATCGACACCCAGCTCGACGCCGGGATCGATCGGGCGCTGGAAGACGAGGCCGCCTCCATCAACAAGCAGGGCGTCGACCTCGCCGCCGGATGCGGGCTGTCCGCCCGGGGCTCGCTCGTCGAGGTCGAATCGACGGTGTGGGGTGCGCTCGTCGCGGCCGCCGAGGCGCTCGACGTCGATCTCCTCGTCACCGGCACCCGCGGGGCGTCGGGCCTGCGGGCCTTGTTGCGTTCCAGCGTCGCCGAACGCGTCCTCAAGCACTGCCATCGGCCGGTGTTCATCGTCCCCGCGAAGTGCGAGCAGACCCCGCCGGTGACGTTGTAG
- a CDS encoding NAD-dependent succinate-semialdehyde dehydrogenase — MSDHIFDPHAVLRQVPTGLWINGESVPASSGKTFDVYNPATEEPLVAVADATVDDALRAMDTATTAANDWASTAPRARADILRRTFDLLTERADDVAMLMTLELGRALPDSRAETTYGTEFLRWFAEEAVRINGRLTASPTGVGRVLVSHAPVGLCLAITPWNFPLAMGTRKIGPALAAGNTIIVKPAQETPLTMLALAETFTEAGLPPGVLSVLPTTASRDIATAIITDDRTRKISFTGSTPVGRSLLGQTAERVQRTSMELGGNAPFLVFEDADINAAVEGAFAAKMRNGGEACTAANRFLVQSSVAAEFTTKLVEKMSTVTMGAGYHDGVTLGPLVSAAQRDKVAGLVQTAITDGARLRLGGHIPERRGHFYPATVLDQVDPYAAVTRHEIFGPVAMISTFTTEGEAVNAANSTEFGLASYFYSRDHERCLRVAHALDAGMVGVNRGAISDVAAPFGGVKQSGLGREGGIEGIDEYLSAKYIALN, encoded by the coding sequence GTGTCAGACCATATTTTCGATCCGCACGCCGTTCTGCGCCAGGTACCGACCGGCCTCTGGATCAACGGCGAGTCCGTGCCTGCGTCGTCAGGGAAGACCTTCGACGTCTACAACCCCGCCACCGAAGAACCGTTGGTCGCTGTGGCCGACGCTACCGTCGACGACGCACTGAGAGCCATGGACACCGCGACGACGGCGGCCAACGACTGGGCTTCCACCGCACCACGGGCGCGGGCGGACATCCTTCGTCGCACCTTCGACCTCCTGACCGAACGCGCCGACGACGTGGCAATGCTGATGACCCTTGAACTCGGACGCGCGCTCCCTGACAGTCGGGCCGAGACCACGTACGGCACAGAGTTCCTGAGGTGGTTCGCCGAGGAAGCGGTGCGCATCAACGGACGCCTCACCGCATCACCTACCGGCGTCGGCCGGGTCCTGGTCAGCCACGCTCCGGTCGGTCTATGTCTGGCCATCACACCGTGGAACTTCCCGCTGGCCATGGGAACTCGCAAAATTGGACCAGCACTCGCGGCCGGAAACACAATCATCGTAAAGCCCGCCCAGGAAACACCACTGACGATGCTGGCCCTGGCGGAGACGTTCACGGAGGCCGGACTACCACCGGGGGTGCTCTCCGTGCTGCCCACGACGGCCAGCCGAGACATCGCTACCGCGATCATCACCGATGACCGGACTCGCAAGATCAGCTTCACGGGGTCGACTCCCGTCGGGCGAAGCCTGCTCGGGCAAACCGCCGAACGCGTGCAACGCACGTCGATGGAGTTGGGCGGAAACGCCCCCTTCCTGGTCTTCGAAGACGCGGACATAAATGCCGCAGTCGAGGGCGCCTTCGCAGCCAAGATGAGGAACGGAGGCGAAGCCTGCACGGCCGCCAATCGGTTCCTCGTGCAGTCGTCAGTCGCTGCAGAGTTCACCACCAAACTTGTCGAGAAGATGTCAACCGTCACGATGGGAGCGGGCTACCACGACGGTGTGACGCTCGGACCGCTGGTCAGCGCGGCCCAGCGAGACAAGGTCGCCGGCCTGGTGCAGACCGCGATCACGGACGGGGCGCGGCTGCGGCTCGGTGGCCACATCCCCGAAAGACGCGGACACTTCTATCCCGCAACGGTTCTCGATCAAGTAGACCCCTACGCGGCGGTCACGCGCCACGAGATCTTCGGTCCAGTCGCGATGATCAGCACGTTCACGACCGAGGGCGAGGCCGTCAACGCGGCCAACTCGACAGAGTTCGGATTGGCGTCGTACTTCTACAGCCGAGACCACGAGCGCTGCTTGCGAGTCGCTCATGCGTTGGACGCGGGCATGGTCGGAGTGAACCGCGGAGCCATTTCCGATGTTGCAGCACCGTTCGGTGGTGTCAAGCAATCCGGCCTCGGACGAGAGGGCGGCATCGAAGGGATCGACGAATACCTCTCAGCAAAGTACATCGCCTTGAATTGA
- a CDS encoding SDR family NAD(P)-dependent oxidoreductase has product MYPDNRPLTGRTALVTGSGRGLGRAIADSLADAGAHVWVVARTEDELSVVLDGIHDRGGTGDIATVDLRSPAELADLTRRVMSATPVVDILVNNAGINRKKPVLPLDTNTAQQPGARPHHDAMTDDDWTAILDTHVTASLSLIRSFVPAMLAQQHGRIINIGSSSTVRSPDYCVPYQVGKGALDHLTRGLAKEWAPFNITVNSIAPGHFRTSMTQALHDSEEGQQWLRERIPMRRTGNPQELGALAVHLASDHASFITGQTIYVDGGETL; this is encoded by the coding sequence ATGTATCCCGACAACCGACCACTCACCGGGCGCACTGCCCTCGTCACCGGCAGCGGGCGCGGACTCGGACGCGCCATCGCCGACTCGCTCGCCGACGCCGGCGCCCACGTGTGGGTTGTCGCCCGCACCGAGGATGAACTCAGCGTCGTGCTGGATGGGATCCATGACCGAGGTGGTACCGGAGACATCGCGACAGTCGACTTACGTAGCCCTGCTGAGCTGGCCGACCTGACGCGGCGCGTCATGAGCGCCACACCGGTAGTCGACATCCTGGTCAACAACGCAGGCATCAACCGAAAGAAGCCAGTCCTCCCACTGGATACGAATACCGCACAGCAACCCGGCGCCCGACCCCACCACGATGCGATGACAGATGACGACTGGACCGCAATCCTGGATACCCATGTCACCGCATCGCTCAGCCTGATCCGGTCTTTCGTACCAGCGATGCTCGCACAACAGCACGGTCGCATCATCAACATCGGTTCGAGCAGCACCGTTCGCTCACCTGACTATTGCGTGCCGTACCAGGTCGGCAAAGGTGCGCTCGATCACCTCACTCGAGGCCTCGCCAAGGAATGGGCGCCCTTCAACATCACCGTCAATTCGATTGCCCCAGGACATTTCCGAACCAGTATGACCCAAGCTCTGCACGACAGCGAGGAGGGTCAGCAGTGGCTTCGAGAACGAATTCCCATGCGTCGTACCGGAAATCCGCAAGAACTTGGGGCACTCGCCGTCCACCTGGCCAGTGATCACGCATCGTTCATCACCGGACAAACCATCTACGTCGATGGCGGCGAAACGCTATGA
- a CDS encoding acyl-CoA dehydrogenase: MTGSSIAEASRPSDWTALVPTPESLALAASARDHFAKLGTRQLAREALADARTAESLWHSLVDAGYPQIGVPESRGGIGDAFDLTVLLEEAGRALLPAPLLTTCASIQLLLQAEPTEGEEVGHAHLAFGVGRGRVHGTRAHSEVLTVVDGHGATEYVIVLDDPGVDIHVVTVDPRATGVRSTAKGADLDASRSIVEIALDRAETTSVRTVPRTSVAELLSPVRMCIAADLLGVAAGALHDAIEHVQRRHQFGRPLGAFQAVKHQLVEAYVSVEKTRSLVHGSALAVTDSPREHETTVLTTLALATALRTSIDVSGRYIQLLGAMGVTFESDAHLYLRRAHQTAQATGSAAALFAQAAALQRSTHV; encoded by the coding sequence GTGACTGGTTCTTCCATCGCCGAAGCGTCCAGGCCCTCCGACTGGACGGCTCTGGTACCCACTCCGGAAAGCCTCGCACTGGCCGCGTCAGCGCGAGACCATTTCGCCAAGCTGGGCACGCGGCAGCTCGCGCGTGAGGCACTCGCCGACGCGCGTACGGCAGAGTCGTTGTGGCACAGTCTTGTCGACGCAGGATATCCACAGATCGGCGTTCCCGAATCGCGTGGTGGAATCGGGGATGCCTTCGACTTGACCGTTCTGCTGGAGGAAGCAGGCCGCGCACTGCTGCCCGCGCCGCTGTTGACCACCTGCGCAAGCATCCAGCTGTTGCTACAAGCGGAACCGACGGAGGGTGAGGAAGTCGGACACGCACACCTTGCGTTCGGCGTCGGTCGCGGCAGAGTCCACGGCACGCGCGCGCACAGCGAGGTATTGACCGTTGTTGACGGACACGGGGCGACCGAGTACGTCATCGTCCTCGATGACCCCGGCGTCGACATCCATGTGGTCACCGTTGACCCTCGGGCTACCGGGGTGCGCAGTACAGCAAAAGGTGCCGACCTCGACGCTTCTCGCTCCATCGTCGAAATCGCCCTCGACCGAGCCGAAACGACTTCAGTTCGGACGGTGCCCCGCACGTCGGTCGCCGAACTCCTCAGCCCGGTGCGGATGTGCATCGCTGCCGACCTGCTCGGAGTGGCCGCGGGAGCCCTCCATGATGCCATCGAGCACGTTCAGCGGCGTCATCAGTTCGGCCGTCCGCTCGGTGCGTTCCAAGCAGTCAAACACCAGCTCGTCGAGGCGTACGTCAGCGTCGAGAAGACGCGCAGCCTCGTGCATGGATCTGCTCTCGCCGTCACCGATAGCCCTCGCGAACACGAGACCACTGTGCTGACGACTCTGGCGCTGGCCACGGCATTGCGAACGTCTATCGACGTATCCGGCCGTTACATTCAGCTCTTGGGAGCCATGGGAGTGACCTTCGAGTCGGACGCTCACCTGTACCTGCGCAGAGCACACCAGACGGCACAAGCCACTGGGTCCGCCGCGGCCTTGTTCGCGCAGGCCGCCGCTCTACAGAGGAGCACCCATGTCTGA
- a CDS encoding FadR/GntR family transcriptional regulator, whose product MEPTRVGGVRPRFSQPSIAEMVAEELRERIISGALREGDMLPPQEELIREFQVSRPPLREALRILEAEGLIAVRRGNVGGAVVHAPSKSGTAYSLGLLLQFEQVSLGDLAGAIAEIEPVCVRHAAELPARGKTLIPRLRTLVALQETLVDDESEFTRTGREFHDAVIEGCGNDTLRLVAGALAGLWSSQEEEWADAVAASDRYPAPALRAEVVKTHRRLIDAIEAGDADAAAELSRSHARASQQHILGMQDAAAADAARAVSLSKQVTITRGRMFNDRRTSV is encoded by the coding sequence ATGGAGCCGACACGAGTGGGCGGTGTCCGGCCACGGTTCTCACAACCGTCGATCGCCGAGATGGTGGCCGAAGAGCTGCGCGAGCGAATCATCAGCGGGGCCCTTCGCGAAGGCGATATGTTGCCGCCGCAGGAGGAACTCATCCGCGAGTTCCAGGTGAGTCGGCCGCCGTTGCGAGAGGCGCTGCGGATTCTCGAGGCCGAAGGGTTGATCGCGGTCCGTCGGGGAAACGTGGGCGGGGCAGTGGTACATGCGCCGAGCAAGTCCGGCACGGCTTACAGCCTCGGTCTGCTGCTCCAGTTCGAGCAGGTCTCGCTGGGCGATCTGGCAGGTGCGATCGCCGAGATCGAACCCGTGTGTGTTCGCCACGCGGCCGAACTCCCAGCCCGCGGCAAGACGTTGATTCCCCGCTTACGCACGCTGGTTGCGCTTCAGGAAACTCTGGTCGATGACGAGAGCGAGTTCACCAGAACCGGCCGCGAGTTCCACGACGCAGTCATCGAGGGGTGCGGCAACGACACGTTGCGCCTGGTCGCAGGGGCATTGGCCGGACTGTGGTCAAGTCAGGAAGAGGAATGGGCTGATGCGGTGGCAGCATCCGACCGTTACCCGGCGCCGGCCCTTCGGGCCGAGGTGGTCAAGACCCACAGGCGACTGATCGATGCGATCGAGGCCGGCGATGCCGACGCGGCGGCCGAGCTTTCACGTTCTCACGCCCGTGCCTCGCAACAACACATCCTCGGGATGCAGGACGCGGCTGCGGCCGACGCCGCCCGCGCGGTGAGTTTGAGCAAGCAGGTGACAATCACGCGCGGGCGGATGTTCAACGACCGTCGCACATCTGTTTAG
- a CDS encoding DUF2613 domain-containing protein → MTNNRLVAGAVAGVAGILVGLGAVFLGGFLTAENSPSTDLNSINPNSGFVQGSVDYGSRGGAGETN, encoded by the coding sequence ATGACCAACAACCGCCTTGTCGCCGGAGCCGTCGCCGGAGTCGCCGGCATCCTGGTGGGACTCGGCGCGGTGTTCCTCGGCGGGTTCCTGACCGCCGAGAACAGCCCGTCCACCGACCTGAACAGCATCAACCCGAACAGCGGTTTCGTGCAGGGTTCGGTCGACTACGGGTCGCGCGGCGGCGCGGGCGAGACCAACTGA
- a CDS encoding TetR/AcrR family transcriptional regulator, protein MSGGTKRLPRAVREQQMLDAAVKVFSQKGFREASMDAIAAEAEISKPMLYLYYGSKEELFSACIARESGLFIDAMSVGFDPSLTQREQAVTVIREFLRFVHEHRQSWRVLYRVAIGTAGFSGIVADSRQRVTEMVTALIKAGTTVEVGDLDSELTAVAIVGAAEAVADRITEGDVDLEKATNLLVGITWRGLKGVGTDI, encoded by the coding sequence ATGTCGGGCGGAACCAAACGCCTGCCTCGCGCCGTGCGCGAGCAGCAGATGCTCGACGCGGCCGTGAAGGTGTTCTCGCAGAAGGGGTTCCGCGAGGCCTCCATGGATGCGATCGCCGCCGAGGCGGAGATCTCCAAGCCGATGCTCTACCTGTACTACGGCTCCAAGGAGGAGCTGTTCAGTGCGTGCATCGCACGTGAGTCCGGGTTGTTCATCGACGCGATGAGCGTCGGCTTCGATCCGTCGCTCACGCAGCGAGAGCAGGCGGTCACGGTCATCCGGGAGTTCCTCCGGTTCGTCCACGAGCACCGCCAGTCCTGGCGGGTGCTCTACCGCGTCGCCATCGGCACCGCCGGATTCTCCGGCATCGTCGCCGACAGCCGCCAGCGGGTCACCGAGATGGTCACCGCCCTCATCAAGGCGGGCACCACCGTCGAGGTCGGTGACCTCGACTCCGAACTCACCGCCGTCGCCATCGTCGGCGCGGCCGAGGCTGTCGCCGACCGCATCACCGAGGGCGACGTCGACCTGGAGAAGGCCACCAACCTGCTCGTCGGCATCACCTGGCGCGGCCTGAAGGGTGTCGGTACCGACATCTGA
- a CDS encoding acyl-CoA dehydrogenase family protein, producing the protein MSEVIEQYRHFLSEALPRDYDDCYDRYRHDHVLRRDFQIAEFENGWLVPEWNSDHGGRDLNAADALDVRLTGAQRRIPRHLNIQGVGVAAPALRQYGTDDQQRRLLRSALRGDEWWALGMSEPEAGSDLASLRTTGTLHGDTIVVTGQKIWTTQADESRWCTLYVRTDRTAPPHRGISCLILDMTSPGVTVRPIPTSSPAIESFCEVFLDAVEIPATALLGQLNAGWQVAMSSLQHERDMIWINTWLESRRALEPALRSPDLPEHSLAELGKVLADTAAIRYTGLRAAAHRITSTSARFEPILKLVGSETVQHAARFSFETTGPTSADNTPLVNEMMESLAATIYGGTSEVQRNIIAERILGLPKS; encoded by the coding sequence ATGTCTGAAGTCATCGAGCAGTACCGCCACTTTCTCTCCGAGGCGCTCCCTCGAGACTACGACGACTGTTATGACCGCTACCGGCATGACCACGTGCTCCGTCGCGACTTCCAGATCGCCGAGTTCGAGAACGGATGGCTTGTCCCTGAATGGAATAGCGACCACGGTGGCCGCGACCTCAATGCCGCCGACGCGCTCGACGTCCGTCTGACCGGTGCGCAGCGCCGGATACCGCGACACCTCAACATTCAGGGAGTAGGTGTGGCCGCCCCCGCATTGCGTCAGTACGGGACCGACGACCAACAGCGCCGGCTCCTACGCTCGGCTCTTCGTGGCGATGAGTGGTGGGCCCTGGGGATGTCGGAACCCGAGGCCGGTTCCGACCTGGCGTCGCTGCGGACCACAGGGACACTGCACGGCGACACCATTGTGGTCACCGGGCAGAAGATCTGGACCACTCAAGCCGACGAATCACGCTGGTGCACTCTGTATGTCCGCACCGATCGCACCGCTCCACCCCATCGCGGCATCTCTTGTCTCATACTCGACATGACCAGTCCCGGTGTCACCGTACGTCCCATACCCACCAGCTCACCGGCCATCGAATCGTTTTGCGAAGTGTTCCTCGATGCGGTAGAGATCCCGGCCACGGCGCTGCTCGGTCAACTCAACGCGGGATGGCAGGTAGCAATGTCGAGTCTGCAACATGAACGCGACATGATCTGGATCAACACCTGGCTCGAGTCCCGGCGGGCACTCGAACCCGCCCTACGCTCGCCGGACCTGCCCGAGCACAGTCTCGCTGAACTTGGCAAAGTACTCGCTGATACCGCCGCGATTCGCTATACCGGCCTCCGTGCGGCAGCTCACCGGATCACCTCCACCTCGGCGCGTTTCGAACCGATCCTGAAACTCGTCGGTTCTGAAACCGTGCAGCACGCCGCGCGATTCAGCTTCGAGACGACTGGGCCCACGTCTGCGGACAACACCCCGCTTGTCAACGAAATGATGGAGTCCCTGGCCGCGACCATCTACGGCGGGACCTCAGAAGTTCAGCGCAACATCATCGCTGAACGAATTCTGGGTCTCCCGAAATCCTGA